A window of Variovorax sp. HW608 genomic DNA:
ATGTCCGCAGCCAAGCGCCAGGGCGTTCCTTTGCGCCAGTTCGACGAGTTCGGCGTCGTTTCCCGTTCGGCGAACCAGTGCCGGGCCACTCGACTCGCAGAACGCGATGCCGAACTTCATCTGGGGCGCCGTCTGAACGATCGCCTCGTGCAGATCCTCGACCGTCTTGATGAAGTGCGATTGGCCGAGGATGAAGTTCATGTCGTCCGGCTTGTCGATCGGGACGGTTGTGAGTTCCACGGCTGTCTCCTTCGAGCGAAAACACGCTCCCGCCCATTCTGAAGAACTTGCAGCCGCCCAGGCCGAGTGCCTCCTCGGCCATCAGGGTCTCCCGGTCGAAGTTGCCGGAATGCCCCTGCGCTTTGCTCAAATGCGGAAACGAACGCCCTGGCGCCGCGTCAAACTCTGTGGAGGCAATCATGGCGAGACTGGTCATGCGCACGCGCAGCAAGCCCTATCCGATCGAGATCGGCGGCGAGACGAAATTCATCTGCGGTTGCGGCCTGTCGGCGAACCAGCCCTTCTGCGACGGCACGCACAAGCTGACGCGCGACGAGCAGGAAGGATCTCTCTTCTGGTACGACGCCGACGTGCAACGCAAGGAGCTCGCGCACGCGTTCCCCAACATCCGCACCCCGAGCGAATAGACCGACCCCAGATGCCGGAAAGCACCATGAGCGAGCCGGACTTCACGATGCTGCGGCAGCGCATGCTGGCCGAGATCGCCGCCAAGACGATCTTCTCGACCACGTATCTGGGCAAGGCGGCGCTGGACTCGAAGGTCATGAACGCCATGGCCACGGTGCCGCGCCACGCGTTCGTGCCCTTCGAGCTGCGGCCCTACGCCTACGTCGATACACCCTTGCCGATCGGCTTCAGCAAGACGATCTCGCAGCCCTTCATCGTCGCCGTCATGACCGATCTGCTCGACGTGCAGCCGACCGACACGGTGCTCGAGGTCGGCACGGGGCTGGGCTACCAGTCGGCGATCCTTTCGGAACTCGCGCACCGCGTCTTCACTGTCGAGATCATCGAGGAGCTGGCCGAGCAGGCCGCGCATCGGCTGGCCGACCAAGGGTGCGACAACGTCGAGATCAGGACCGGCAACGGTTGCCAGGGCTGGCCCGAACATGCGCCGTTCGACAAGATCATCGTGACAGCGGCGCCCGAGCTGATTCCGCCCGCGCTCATCTACCAGTTGAAGCCGGGCGGCACGATGGTGATACCCGCCGGGTTGCCCGATGCACAGCAGCTCATCCAGCTCAAGAAGGACGCGCAGGGTTCGGTCACGACAAGGGAAGTCTTCCAGGTACTTTTCTCGATGCTCGAGGATGTCGCCCTGCCGTGAATCGGCGGCTGCGAACGAGGCGGGCTATTTCCTCGGCGCGTCCAGCTTGACCTTCGACGGGCCGATCCCCCGGACATCCGCCCACGCCTTGGCGTCGAAGCGGAACTCGGCGACGGCGCACGTGGGCATGTCGGTGATTTCGCTCGACAGCCGGTGCGCGAGTTCGGCGAACTCGGGGTTGTGTCCGAAGAGCATCACGCGGTTCAGCTTGTCATCCAGTGCGCAAATGACGGCGAGCAGGTCGTCCGGGCTGCTCGCATAGAGCCGTTCATCGACGACGATGTTCTTGCGCGGATAGCCGATCTCGTCGGCGATCAGTTGCGCTGTCGTCAGCGCGCGCAGTGCCGGGCTCGACACCAGCAGATCGGGCTTCAGCTCGCGCTTGCCGAGGCGCTTGCCCATCATCGGCGCGTCCTGGCGGCCGCGATCGTCCAACGGCCGCTCCCGGTCGGGCAACGACGGATCGTCGCGACTCGATTTGGCATGCCGCACGAGAAACAAGGTTTTCACGATCAGCCCTCGGTCTCATTCGACTCTACACCCTGGCGAGCCGGTGTGACCGGCTTGCGCCTCGCTCTTCCCATCCAGGCTCGATCGTGGCACGCTCCCGGGATGCCGGCCGACGCATGGTGGAAGAACGGAATCGTCTATCAGATCTACCCGCGCTCCTTCCAGGACAGCAACGGCGATGGCATCGGCGACCTCGAAGGCATCCGCGCGCGGCTCGACTATCTCGTGTCGCTCGGCATCGACGCCGTGTGGATCTCGCCGATCTACCCCTCGCCGATGGCCGACTTCGGCTACGACATCTCCGATTTTTGCGACATCGATCCACGCTTCGGCACGCTGGACGGCTTCGATGCCCTGGTCAGTGATGCCCATTCGCGCGGGCTCAGGGTCATCCTGGACTTCGTGCCGAACCATACGTCCGACCAGCATCCGTGGTTCGTGCAGAGCCGCAGCGCACGCAGCGACCCGCGGCGCGACTGGTACCTGTGGCGCGACCCGGCGCGGGGCGGCGGCCCGCCCAACAACTGGATCAGCAACTTCGGCGGCCCGGCCTGGACCTTCGATCCGGCGACCGGCCAGTACTACGGCCATGCGTTCCTGAAGGAGCAGCCCGACCTCAACTGGCGCAACCCCGAAGTGCGAGCCGCGATGTACGAGGTGCTGCGCTTCTGGCTACGGCGCGGCGTCGACGGCTTTCGCGTCGACGTGCTGTCTCAGATCTTCAAGGACGCGCAGTTCCGCGACAACCCGCCGAACCCGGACTTCGTAGAAGGCCAGGACCCGTTTCACCGCTGGTTGATGCGCTACAACACGGACCTGCCGGAAGTGCAAGAGGTCGTGGCCGAGATGCGGCGCGTGGTCGATGCGTTCAGCAACACGCGCTCGTCGCGCGTGCTGATCGGCGAGCTCTACCTGCCGCTCTCGCGCCTGGTCGCCTACTACGGCCGGAGCGCCCAGGGCGTGCTCGAAGGCCTGCAATTGCCCTTCAACTTCCAGCTCATCGAGACCGAGTGGCAGGCCGCGCGCATCGAGCGGCTGGTGCGCAACTACGAGGCCGCCCTGCCCGCTGGCGCCCAGCCGAACTGGGTGCTGGGCAATCACGACAAGTCCCGCATCGCGAGCCGCATCGGGCCGCAGATGGCGCGGCTCGCGGCCATGCTGCTGCTCACGCTGCGCGGCACGCCGACGCTCTACTACGGCGACGAGATCGGCATGACCGACGTCCCCATCCCGGCCCGCGAAGTCCAGGACCCGTTCGAGAAGAACAAACCCGGCATGGGTCGCGACCCGCAGCGGACACCGATGGCGTGGAGCGCCGAATCCAACGCCGGCTTCACGACCGGCGCTCCGTGGCTGCGCCTGGCCCACGACTGGCGCACGCACAACGTGCAAGCCCAGTCGCACGACGCGGGATCGATGCTGGCGCTCTACCGGCGCCTCATCGCATTGCGCCGCGCGCAGCCTGCGCTGAACCGGGGCGACTACGAAGCGCTTGATGCCGGGAGTGAGGTGCTCGCCTATGCGCGCAACGGCGAAGGACAACGGCTGGTGGTGCTGTTGAACTTCGGCGCCACCTCGGCGCCGATGTCGCCGGCGTTGCTGCCGCACCAGCCGGTCGTGCTGGCATCGACCGATCCGGCGCGCGCCGAATTCATCGAAGGGCCCCTGGTGCTGGCGCCTTATGAAGGCGTCGTTATCTCGACGTAGCTGTGCGCGTGCCAGCGCACGCGCACGGGCCATCTTGCATCGGCAATGGTTTCCGAGTTCACGTCCTTGCCGCTGCCATAGTTGATCTGCCGGTCGGGGCGCCTGTTGAGGCCGATCACAAGCACGATGCGGCTGCCCGCCGCAAGCCTGCAGGCGGTCACGCGCTCGGCGCTGAAGGCGAGCGACTGACGCATGCCGGCCCGAAGCAGCCGGCGCCGCACGCGATGGCCGGCGTAGCTGGCGCGGAAGTCGTAGGGCTCGAACAGCAGCTGGTATTCGCCGCTCTGCGTCTGCTCGTACATCGAGATGACGAAGTCCACGTCCTGCCGCGAGGGCGTGATGTCGAACACGCCGCGCAGGCTGCCGTCGATCTCGGTGTCCGCCGGCAGCGGATCGCTCACGAAGCGGATGCTGTTGCGCATCGGAAGCTGCTGCACGCGCAGCGCATCCGACCACGGGATGCGCACGTCGCGTCGATCGGCAAGATCGACCGAGAGGCGCGCATTGCCACCGCCTTCGGCCGGCGACGACGACAGGCGGTGCGGATCGTCGCGTTCGCGGGTGTCGAGGTACAGGCGCAGCCGGGTGCGC
This region includes:
- a CDS encoding adenosine-specific kinase, translating into MELTTVPIDKPDDMNFILGQSHFIKTVEDLHEAIVQTAPQMKFGIAFCESSGPALVRRTGNDAELVELAQRNALALGCGHCFIIFMAGGFPINILNTIKAVPEVCGIYCATANATEVVVADTGSGRGILGVVDGLRSKGVETESDVVARKGLLRQFGYKL
- a CDS encoding CDGSH iron-sulfur domain-containing protein yields the protein MARLVMRTRSKPYPIEIGGETKFICGCGLSANQPFCDGTHKLTRDEQEGSLFWYDADVQRKELAHAFPNIRTPSE
- a CDS encoding protein-L-isoaspartate(D-aspartate) O-methyltransferase, which produces MSEPDFTMLRQRMLAEIAAKTIFSTTYLGKAALDSKVMNAMATVPRHAFVPFELRPYAYVDTPLPIGFSKTISQPFIVAVMTDLLDVQPTDTVLEVGTGLGYQSAILSELAHRVFTVEIIEELAEQAAHRLADQGCDNVEIRTGNGCQGWPEHAPFDKIIVTAAPELIPPALIYQLKPGGTMVIPAGLPDAQQLIQLKKDAQGSVTTREVFQVLFSMLEDVALP
- a CDS encoding SixA phosphatase family protein — its product is MKTLFLVRHAKSSRDDPSLPDRERPLDDRGRQDAPMMGKRLGKRELKPDLLVSSPALRALTTAQLIADEIGYPRKNIVVDERLYASSPDDLLAVICALDDKLNRVMLFGHNPEFAELAHRLSSEITDMPTCAVAEFRFDAKAWADVRGIGPSKVKLDAPRK
- a CDS encoding alpha-amylase family glycosyl hydrolase, with the protein product MPADAWWKNGIVYQIYPRSFQDSNGDGIGDLEGIRARLDYLVSLGIDAVWISPIYPSPMADFGYDISDFCDIDPRFGTLDGFDALVSDAHSRGLRVILDFVPNHTSDQHPWFVQSRSARSDPRRDWYLWRDPARGGGPPNNWISNFGGPAWTFDPATGQYYGHAFLKEQPDLNWRNPEVRAAMYEVLRFWLRRGVDGFRVDVLSQIFKDAQFRDNPPNPDFVEGQDPFHRWLMRYNTDLPEVQEVVAEMRRVVDAFSNTRSSRVLIGELYLPLSRLVAYYGRSAQGVLEGLQLPFNFQLIETEWQAARIERLVRNYEAALPAGAQPNWVLGNHDKSRIASRIGPQMARLAAMLLLTLRGTPTLYYGDEIGMTDVPIPAREVQDPFEKNKPGMGRDPQRTPMAWSAESNAGFTTGAPWLRLAHDWRTHNVQAQSHDAGSMLALYRRLIALRRAQPALNRGDYEALDAGSEVLAYARNGEGQRLVVLLNFGATSAPMSPALLPHQPVVLASTDPARAEFIEGPLVLAPYEGVVIST